From Micromonospora echinospora, one genomic window encodes:
- a CDS encoding S8 family serine peptidase, with translation MQPVYPPAPPLPPSTVPPPGPLPVVAAVLVGCWTVAAVLLPQLVGWIAEQILLASGLHQPVWIWPVVSLVTVVAVGVPALLLALLPRSGAVRATGRAWLAGAVALGVLGLLRMIPAVHHEAYLAALALVAALTAVIAARLLRADTTAGSVGRDGTAGVTPLAVAAGLVLLLPWLWLGALGGLLETVLAALAATAVGVVAGVLLDVGFWARFGAGRPTRPALLVLGGGSVAGVTLLLLAAGTGHSGAQLAMLLTLPPVGFLLGALQAPTDTGGRPTGRAPVRWLVGLGVFGPLAFTDPEEVTLLLSTTRDVPFWVMVTAGVGLAVALVLSVGYGVLLPRRVPGRRFATAAVAVLLVAGTLVYAVPGQPGLHGERLLVVLRQQADLRDVPATPGAAGRDARVREVYRRLVDTADRTQADLRRELDRLRLAHTPYYLVNAIEVDGGPAVRAWLSSRPEVDRVLVSQRLRPLPAPAGTSRGDAAGPTGPEWNIRMIGADRVWSELDVDGSGITVGSSDSGVDAGHPTLAAGFRGGDDSWYDPWEGSRSPRDRSGHGTHTMGSAVGRDGIGVAPGANWTGCVNLDRNLGNPAHYLDCLQFMLAPFPPGGDPFTDGRPERAPHVLTNSWGCPTIEGCDPQVLRPATAAFDAAGVFVVAAAGNTGPYCASIDDPPAPYADVLTVGAVDRSRRVTEFSSRGPVPGVAKPDLVAPGAGVRSAMPGGGYSVLDGTSMATPQVAGVVALMWSANPALVGDVDGTRRILRETATPVEASPPPGGEATSTCGGTANVAGAGLVDAYAAVRAAGV, from the coding sequence ATGCAGCCCGTGTATCCGCCCGCACCTCCCCTCCCGCCGTCGACGGTGCCGCCGCCCGGGCCGCTGCCGGTGGTCGCGGCCGTCCTGGTCGGTTGCTGGACGGTCGCGGCGGTCCTGCTGCCCCAGCTCGTCGGCTGGATTGCCGAGCAGATACTGCTCGCCAGCGGGCTCCACCAGCCGGTCTGGATCTGGCCGGTGGTCTCCCTGGTCACCGTCGTCGCGGTCGGGGTGCCCGCGCTGCTGCTGGCCCTGCTGCCGCGCTCCGGGGCGGTCCGCGCCACCGGTAGGGCCTGGCTAGCCGGGGCGGTGGCGCTCGGTGTGCTCGGGCTGCTCCGGATGATCCCGGCCGTGCACCACGAGGCGTACCTCGCCGCGCTCGCCCTGGTCGCCGCGCTGACCGCCGTGATCGCCGCCCGCCTGCTGCGCGCCGACACCACCGCCGGTTCGGTCGGGCGGGACGGCACCGCCGGGGTCACCCCGCTCGCGGTCGCCGCCGGGCTGGTCCTGCTGCTGCCCTGGCTCTGGCTGGGCGCACTCGGCGGGCTGCTGGAGACGGTGCTCGCCGCGCTCGCCGCCACGGCGGTCGGTGTCGTCGCCGGGGTCCTGCTCGACGTCGGCTTCTGGGCCCGATTCGGGGCCGGCCGGCCCACCCGTCCGGCGCTGCTGGTGCTGGGCGGCGGCTCGGTGGCCGGGGTGACGTTGCTGCTGCTCGCCGCCGGCACCGGCCACTCCGGTGCGCAGCTCGCCATGCTGCTGACCCTGCCGCCGGTCGGGTTCCTGCTCGGCGCGCTCCAGGCGCCCACCGATACGGGCGGACGGCCGACCGGTCGCGCCCCGGTGCGCTGGCTGGTCGGGCTGGGCGTGTTCGGTCCGCTGGCCTTCACCGACCCGGAGGAGGTCACCCTGCTGCTGAGCACCACCCGGGACGTGCCGTTCTGGGTGATGGTCACCGCCGGGGTCGGTCTGGCCGTCGCGCTCGTGCTCTCCGTCGGGTACGGCGTGCTGCTGCCGCGCCGCGTGCCGGGGCGACGGTTCGCCACGGCGGCCGTGGCCGTCCTGCTGGTGGCGGGCACCCTGGTGTACGCCGTACCGGGCCAGCCGGGGCTGCACGGCGAGCGCCTGCTGGTGGTGCTGCGGCAGCAGGCCGACCTACGGGACGTCCCGGCCACCCCGGGGGCGGCCGGACGGGACGCCCGGGTCCGCGAGGTCTACCGCCGGTTGGTCGACACCGCCGACCGTACCCAGGCCGACCTGCGCCGGGAACTGGACCGGCTGCGGCTTGCGCACACCCCGTACTACCTGGTCAACGCGATTGAGGTGGACGGCGGCCCAGCGGTGCGGGCCTGGCTGTCGAGCCGACCGGAGGTGGACCGGGTGCTGGTGAGCCAGCGGTTGCGTCCACTGCCCGCCCCCGCCGGCACCAGCCGGGGCGACGCCGCCGGACCCACCGGTCCCGAGTGGAACATCCGCATGATCGGGGCGGACCGGGTCTGGTCGGAGCTGGACGTGGACGGCTCCGGGATCACCGTGGGCAGCTCGGACTCCGGCGTGGACGCCGGCCACCCGACACTGGCGGCCGGGTTCCGGGGCGGCGACGACTCCTGGTACGACCCGTGGGAGGGCAGCCGGTCCCCGCGCGACAGGAGCGGACACGGCACCCACACGATGGGCAGCGCGGTGGGGCGGGACGGCATCGGGGTCGCGCCCGGCGCGAACTGGACCGGCTGCGTGAACCTCGACCGCAACCTCGGCAACCCGGCGCACTACCTGGACTGCCTCCAGTTCATGCTGGCCCCCTTCCCGCCCGGTGGTGACCCGTTCACCGACGGTCGGCCCGAACGGGCCCCGCACGTGCTGACCAACTCGTGGGGCTGTCCGACGATCGAGGGCTGCGACCCCCAGGTGCTGCGGCCGGCGACCGCCGCCTTCGACGCGGCCGGGGTGTTCGTGGTGGCCGCTGCCGGCAACACCGGCCCGTACTGCGCCTCGATCGACGACCCGCCGGCTCCGTACGCGGACGTGTTGACCGTCGGCGCGGTGGACCGGTCCCGCCGGGTCACCGAGTTCTCCAGCCGGGGGCCGGTGCCCGGGGTGGCCAAGCCGGACCTGGTCGCGCCCGGTGCCGGGGTGCGCTCGGCGATGCCCGGGGGCGGATACTCCGTCCTGGACGGCACGTCGATGGCGACCCCGCAGGTCGCCGGGGTGGTCGCGCTGATGTGGTCGGCCAATCCGGCCCTCGTCGGCGACGTGGACGGCACCCGGCGCATCCTGCGGGAGACCGCCACCCCGGTCGAGGCGTCGCCCCCACCGGGCGGGGAGGCGACCTCGACGTGCGGTGGTACCGCCAACGTCGCCGGGGCCGGCCTGGTCGACGCCTACGCCGCCGTCCGCGCCGCCGGGGTGTGA
- a CDS encoding PrsW family intramembrane metalloprotease yields MRPAGPVAGGYADRMADTPSGGATPTAPPPPSPALSPLGGPPGAPPPYRRRSWWRYVVLAGAILLIAACAIFMLFTLGESLGAEALLIGLVAAILPVPVLVTCFLWLDRYEPEPLKYLIFCFAWGAFVSTAASLTVNGFFADRFADWGLPDSLTAVFSAPFIEELTKALGPILLLLFRRREWSGITDGLVYCGLSAVGFAMVENILYLGGHSYRTGVEEYGPATGAQMVLMTFIVRILIFGFAHPLFTSMVGVGLGIAARTADRRVRVLAPLAGLLLAMMLHGAWNFLPSLSLAIGQPLVALYGYIGVMVPIFFGMVGLAVWLRAWEGRLTERVLPDYVRAGWLTPPEVAALGSLGRRHAARSWARRVGGDRAVKAMRGYQFSATRLALLRDGMRRGLDTRPADWQRTLAEERHLLESISAYRSFFVGRDPYAPVGIWDGQRYHLRFPDGQQRPVDPPDEPVVPIPVVLAPPPPPAYVPGLPGWYGPPPPAGWPPHR; encoded by the coding sequence ATGCGCCCGGCCGGTCCGGTGGCGGGTGGCTACGCTGACCGCATGGCCGACACCCCGTCCGGCGGAGCCACCCCGACTGCTCCGCCGCCGCCGAGCCCCGCCCTCTCCCCGTTGGGCGGGCCGCCCGGCGCGCCGCCGCCGTACCGTCGTCGGAGCTGGTGGCGGTACGTGGTCCTGGCCGGCGCGATCCTGCTCATCGCCGCCTGCGCGATCTTCATGCTCTTCACGCTCGGCGAGAGCCTGGGGGCGGAGGCGCTGCTGATCGGCCTGGTCGCCGCGATCCTGCCGGTCCCGGTGCTGGTGACCTGTTTCCTCTGGCTCGACCGGTACGAACCGGAACCCCTGAAGTACCTGATCTTCTGCTTCGCCTGGGGAGCGTTCGTCTCCACCGCGGCGTCGCTGACCGTCAACGGGTTCTTCGCCGACCGGTTCGCCGACTGGGGGCTGCCCGACTCGCTCACCGCCGTGTTCAGCGCTCCCTTCATCGAGGAGTTGACCAAGGCGCTCGGCCCGATCCTGCTGCTGCTGTTCCGGCGGCGGGAGTGGTCCGGCATCACCGACGGGCTGGTCTACTGCGGGCTCTCGGCGGTCGGCTTCGCGATGGTGGAGAACATCCTCTACCTGGGCGGGCACAGCTACCGCACCGGCGTCGAGGAGTACGGCCCGGCCACCGGTGCCCAGATGGTGCTGATGACCTTCATCGTCCGGATCCTGATCTTCGGGTTCGCCCACCCGCTGTTCACCTCGATGGTCGGGGTGGGGCTGGGTATCGCCGCGCGTACCGCCGACCGCCGAGTGCGGGTGCTCGCCCCGCTCGCCGGGCTGCTGCTGGCGATGATGCTGCACGGCGCCTGGAACTTCCTGCCGTCGCTGTCCCTGGCCATCGGGCAGCCTCTGGTCGCCCTCTACGGCTACATCGGCGTGATGGTGCCGATCTTCTTCGGCATGGTCGGCCTGGCGGTCTGGCTGCGGGCCTGGGAAGGGCGACTGACCGAACGCGTCCTGCCCGACTACGTCCGCGCCGGCTGGCTCACCCCGCCGGAGGTGGCCGCGCTGGGCAGTCTCGGCCGCCGGCACGCGGCCCGGAGCTGGGCCCGCCGGGTCGGGGGCGACCGCGCGGTGAAGGCGATGCGGGGCTACCAGTTCTCCGCCACCCGGCTGGCGCTGCTCCGCGACGGTATGCGACGGGGCCTGGACACCCGTCCGGCCGACTGGCAGCGGACCCTCGCCGAGGAGCGGCACCTGCTGGAGTCGATCAGCGCGTACCGGTCGTTCTTCGTGGGGCGTGATCCGTACGCCCCGGTCGGGATCTGGGACGGGCAGCGCTACCACCTGCGCTTCCCGGACGGCCAGCAGCGCCCGGTGGACCCGCCGGACGAGCCGGTGGTGCCGATCCCGGTGGTGCTCGCGCCGCCGCCCCCGCCGGCGTACGTCCCTGGTCTCCCCGGCTGGTACGGCCCGCCTCCGCCCGCCGGCTGGCCGCCCCACCGCTGA
- a CDS encoding glycerol-3-phosphate dehydrogenase/oxidase: protein MSRTVAGQLSPVRRAADLRRLRAERFDVLVIGGGVTGAGAALDAASRGLKVALVEARDFAAGTSSRSSKLIHGGLRYLEQLEFGLVHEALTERGLLATRLAPHLVRPVPILVPLPDGGGVRDLPARVWRRAYYGTGVAAYDAFAGLFGGGRGMPLHRHLSREGTRRAFPSLRADQVAGAIRYFDGQVDDARLVVTLARTAASLGATMVTSARAVGLIRQAREVTGVRVRDLEAPPGSPDAEFEVHARTVIAATGVWSDDMSRMLNDVGLRPGLRVRASKGVHLVVPRSAITGETGLILRTPTSVLFVIPWGGHWIIGTTDTDWRLDRSHPAASARDIDYLLQQVNTVLDKPLTTDDIEGVYAGLRPLLSGEADSTSKLSREHAVFEPMLGLLLVAGGKYTTYRVMAGDVVDRAARRLGNVRPSRTADLPLLGADGYAAMWRDRADLARRHGVPVGVVEHLLERYGSLTLDLLALIAADPLLAAPLAGAPEYLAAEVTYAAQAEGALHLEDVLTRRTRISFETTHRGLESAEHTAELMGAVLGWDADVRAREVAHYRARVEAERQSQRMPDDATADAARLGAPDVRGFAADRGTDSDLSGLPAPY, encoded by the coding sequence ATCTCCCGTACCGTCGCCGGTCAGCTCTCGCCCGTCCGGCGGGCCGCCGACCTGCGCCGCCTCCGCGCCGAGCGGTTCGACGTCCTGGTCATCGGAGGTGGGGTGACGGGTGCGGGCGCCGCCCTGGACGCCGCGTCCCGGGGCCTCAAGGTGGCCCTGGTCGAGGCGCGGGACTTCGCCGCCGGCACGTCCAGCCGCTCCAGCAAGCTGATCCACGGTGGCCTGCGCTACCTGGAGCAGCTGGAGTTCGGCCTGGTGCACGAGGCGCTCACCGAGCGGGGGCTGCTCGCCACCCGGCTCGCGCCGCACCTGGTCCGTCCGGTGCCGATCCTGGTGCCGCTGCCGGACGGCGGTGGGGTGCGCGACCTGCCGGCCCGCGTCTGGCGGCGGGCCTACTACGGCACCGGCGTGGCCGCGTACGACGCCTTCGCCGGCCTCTTCGGCGGCGGCCGGGGCATGCCGCTGCACCGGCACCTGAGCCGCGAGGGCACCCGGCGGGCCTTCCCGAGCCTGCGGGCCGACCAGGTGGCCGGCGCGATCCGCTACTTCGACGGGCAGGTGGACGACGCCCGGCTGGTGGTCACCCTGGCCCGCACCGCGGCGAGCCTCGGCGCGACGATGGTGACCAGCGCCCGCGCCGTCGGCCTGATCCGGCAGGCCCGGGAGGTGACCGGGGTACGCGTCCGCGACCTGGAGGCGCCCCCCGGCTCACCGGACGCCGAGTTCGAGGTGCACGCGCGTACGGTCATCGCCGCCACCGGCGTGTGGAGCGACGACATGTCCCGGATGCTCAACGACGTGGGCCTCCGCCCCGGTCTGCGGGTCCGCGCCTCCAAGGGGGTGCACCTCGTGGTGCCCCGCTCGGCGATCACCGGCGAGACCGGGTTGATCCTGCGGACGCCGACCTCGGTGCTCTTCGTCATCCCGTGGGGCGGGCACTGGATCATCGGCACCACCGACACGGACTGGCGGCTGGACCGTTCGCATCCGGCCGCCTCCGCGCGGGACATCGACTACCTGCTGCAACAGGTCAACACGGTGCTGGACAAGCCGTTGACCACCGACGACATCGAGGGCGTCTACGCCGGGCTGCGCCCGCTGCTCTCCGGCGAGGCGGACTCCACCTCCAAGCTCTCCCGTGAGCACGCGGTGTTCGAGCCGATGCTGGGGCTGCTCCTGGTGGCCGGCGGGAAGTACACGACGTACCGGGTGATGGCCGGTGACGTGGTCGACCGGGCCGCCCGCCGGCTCGGCAACGTCCGCCCGTCCCGCACCGCCGACCTGCCGCTGCTCGGCGCGGACGGGTACGCGGCGATGTGGCGGGACCGGGCCGACCTGGCCCGCCGGCACGGGGTGCCGGTCGGCGTGGTGGAGCACCTGCTGGAACGGTACGGCAGCCTCACCCTGGACCTGCTCGCCCTGATCGCGGCGGATCCGCTGCTCGCCGCCCCGCTCGCCGGTGCCCCCGAGTACCTGGCCGCCGAGGTCACCTACGCGGCGCAGGCGGAGGGCGCCCTGCACCTGGAGGACGTGCTCACCCGTCGCACCCGGATCTCTTTCGAGACCACCCACCGGGGGCTGGAGTCGGCGGAGCACACGGCCGAGCTGATGGGCGCGGTGCTCGGCTGGGACGCGGACGTGCGGGCCCGCGAGGTCGCGCACTACCGGGCCCGGGTGGAGGCGGAACGGCAGTCGCAGCGGATGCCGGACGACGCCACCGCCGACGCGGCCCGGCTCGGCGCGCCCGACGTCCGGGGCTTCGCCGCCGACCGGGGCACGGACAGCGACCTGAGCGGGCTGCCCGCCCCGTACTGA
- a CDS encoding FUSC family protein, protein MAVARNRRRALWHRSERLRDGLVDVDTARIAGAMSELRHRGRATLSDRLHRLRSVMTLALQAGLAAALAWLAAHELLGNPEPVFAPISAVGTLAASVGQRLRRTVELIVGVAIGVFIGDVLIYFLGTGPWQLALVVILAIVISTFLGGSASVVIQAAATAVLIATLSPSTEDLEIPRFVDAFVGGGIALLVTAVLLPLNPLRVINRAARPALDLLAGQLDRASQGIRDRDRDLCQRSLERLRANQEELTAFTEAIEGAKETITISPARWHRRDELHHYAEAAGPIDRAMRNSGTLIRRAVTMIEDGEPVPDPLPDAVGHLAESVRLLRHEFAVGAEPQDSRERSLRAVSEAGRAYTQGVGFSGSVVVAQVRTTASDLMVASGLDQEEANRLVREAFGEEESPTPPAEQHAPPRHTSPPPLP, encoded by the coding sequence ATGGCCGTTGCCCGTAACCGTCGCCGTGCGCTGTGGCACCGTTCCGAGCGGCTGCGGGACGGACTGGTCGACGTCGACACCGCCCGGATCGCCGGGGCGATGTCCGAGTTGCGGCACCGGGGCCGGGCCACCCTGAGCGACCGGCTGCACCGGCTGCGCAGCGTGATGACGCTCGCGTTGCAGGCCGGGCTGGCGGCGGCGCTCGCCTGGCTGGCCGCGCACGAACTGCTCGGCAACCCGGAGCCGGTCTTCGCGCCGATCTCGGCGGTCGGCACCCTGGCCGCCTCGGTGGGGCAGCGGCTGCGCCGGACGGTCGAGCTGATCGTCGGGGTGGCCATCGGGGTGTTCATCGGTGACGTGCTCATCTACTTCCTCGGCACCGGGCCCTGGCAACTCGCCCTCGTGGTGATCCTCGCCATCGTCATCTCGACCTTCCTCGGTGGCAGCGCTTCGGTGGTCATCCAGGCGGCGGCGACGGCCGTGCTGATCGCCACGCTCAGCCCGTCCACCGAGGACCTGGAGATCCCCCGGTTCGTGGACGCCTTCGTCGGTGGCGGCATCGCGCTGCTGGTGACGGCGGTGCTGCTCCCGCTCAACCCGCTCCGCGTGATCAACCGGGCCGCCCGTCCGGCCCTGGACCTGCTCGCCGGCCAGCTTGACCGGGCGTCCCAGGGGATCCGGGACCGGGACCGGGACCTGTGCCAGCGGTCACTGGAACGGCTCCGGGCGAACCAGGAGGAGCTGACCGCGTTCACCGAGGCGATCGAGGGGGCGAAGGAGACCATCACCATCTCCCCGGCCCGCTGGCACCGGCGCGACGAGCTGCACCACTACGCCGAGGCCGCCGGGCCGATCGACCGGGCGATGCGCAACAGCGGCACGCTGATCCGGCGGGCGGTGACCATGATCGAGGACGGGGAACCGGTGCCCGACCCGCTGCCCGACGCGGTCGGTCACCTCGCCGAGTCGGTGCGGCTGCTCCGGCACGAGTTCGCCGTCGGGGCGGAACCGCAGGACAGCCGGGAGCGTTCCCTGCGCGCGGTCAGCGAGGCCGGCCGGGCGTACACACAGGGAGTCGGCTTCTCCGGCAGCGTGGTGGTGGCGCAGGTGCGTACCACCGCCAGCGACCTGATGGTCGCCTCCGGCCTGGATCAGGAGGAAGCCAACCGGCTGGTCCGGGAAGCCTTCGGTGAGGAGGAGAGCCCCACCCCACCCGCCGAGCAGCACGCCCCGCCCCGGCACACCTCACCCCCGCCGCTGCCCTGA
- a CDS encoding GroES family chaperonin yields MTADQNLDSGLPIRLLHDRVLVRLEGSEGERRSTAGIVIPATAAVGKRLAWATAVGVGPNVRSIVSGDRVLFDPDDRSEVELHGRGYVLLRERDVHAVAAERVENDSTGLYL; encoded by the coding sequence GTGACCGCTGACCAGAATCTCGACTCCGGGTTGCCGATCCGACTCCTGCACGACCGCGTGCTGGTGCGGCTGGAGGGGAGCGAGGGGGAGCGCCGCTCCACCGCCGGCATCGTGATCCCGGCGACCGCAGCCGTGGGCAAGCGCTTGGCCTGGGCGACTGCGGTGGGAGTCGGCCCGAACGTCCGGTCCATCGTCTCCGGCGACCGGGTGCTCTTCGACCCGGACGACCGGTCCGAGGTCGAACTGCACGGGCGGGGCTACGTCCTGCTCCGCGAGCGGGACGTGCACGCCGTCGCCGCCGAACGCGTCGAGAACGACTCCACCGGCCTGTACCTCTGA
- a CDS encoding FAD-binding oxidoreductase has protein sequence MSATPLLDELRAALGEAAVLTDPDLLRMHQRDEADLCDAGMPLVVVRPRDTAGVVAVVRAAARHGVPVVPQGARTGLAGAANAVDGAVVVTTSAMDAILEIDPVSRIAVVQPGVVNATLAGAVRRQGLYYPPDPGSWESSTIGGNVATNAGGMCCVKYGVTTEYVLGLEVVLASGEVLRTGRRTAKGVAGYDLTRLFVGSEGTLGIITEVTLALRPAPEESLTLVAVFDSTADAGTAVAGIAAQGLSPSLLELLDRTHLQAIEAYQPMGLRTDAEALLLAAADTGPRAAEDLARLEKVCEAAGASEVYAATDAVEAAALLQARRLAYPAMEAFAARSYPAGNGGLILDDVAVPRGALAALLDGVARIAAGCDVPIGVVGHAGDGNMHPIIVVDRADPASLEQGRRAFDEIMRLGLELGGTCTGEHGVGLLKRDWLAREIGPVGVRVHHAIKAALDPDGLFNPGKVF, from the coding sequence ATGTCCGCCACCCCCCTCCTCGACGAACTGCGCGCCGCGCTCGGTGAGGCCGCCGTGCTGACCGACCCGGACCTGCTGCGGATGCACCAGCGGGACGAGGCCGACCTCTGCGACGCCGGCATGCCCCTGGTCGTGGTCCGCCCACGGGACACCGCCGGAGTGGTCGCGGTGGTACGCGCGGCGGCGCGGCACGGCGTACCGGTGGTGCCGCAGGGCGCGCGGACCGGGCTGGCCGGCGCGGCCAACGCGGTCGACGGCGCGGTGGTGGTGACCACCTCGGCCATGGACGCCATCCTGGAGATCGACCCGGTCAGCCGGATCGCCGTGGTGCAGCCCGGGGTGGTCAACGCCACCCTGGCCGGCGCGGTCCGTCGGCAGGGGCTCTACTACCCGCCCGACCCGGGTTCCTGGGAGTCGTCCACCATCGGCGGCAACGTGGCCACCAACGCCGGCGGCATGTGCTGCGTCAAGTACGGCGTGACCACGGAGTACGTACTCGGCCTGGAGGTGGTGCTCGCCTCCGGCGAGGTGCTGCGCACCGGGCGGCGGACGGCCAAGGGCGTCGCCGGTTACGACCTGACCCGCCTCTTCGTCGGCTCGGAGGGCACGCTCGGGATCATCACCGAGGTGACCCTGGCGCTACGGCCCGCCCCGGAGGAGTCGCTGACCCTGGTCGCGGTCTTCGACTCCACCGCCGACGCGGGCACGGCGGTCGCCGGGATCGCCGCGCAGGGCCTGAGCCCGAGCCTGCTGGAACTGCTCGACCGGACCCACCTTCAGGCGATCGAGGCGTACCAGCCGATGGGGTTGCGCACCGACGCCGAGGCGCTGCTGCTCGCGGCGGCCGACACCGGTCCCCGGGCCGCCGAGGACCTGGCCCGGCTGGAGAAGGTCTGCGAGGCGGCCGGCGCGTCCGAGGTGTACGCCGCCACGGACGCCGTGGAGGCGGCGGCGCTGCTCCAGGCCCGGCGGCTGGCCTACCCGGCGATGGAGGCGTTCGCCGCCCGGTCGTACCCGGCGGGCAACGGCGGGCTGATCCTCGACGACGTGGCGGTGCCACGTGGCGCGCTCGCCGCGCTGCTCGACGGGGTGGCCCGGATCGCCGCCGGGTGTGACGTGCCGATCGGCGTGGTGGGACACGCCGGGGACGGCAACATGCACCCCATCATCGTGGTCGACCGGGCCGACCCGGCCAGCCTGGAGCAGGGCCGCCGGGCCTTCGACGAGATCATGCGGCTCGGCCTGGAGCTGGGTGGCACCTGCACCGGCGAGCACGGGGTGGGCCTGCTCAAGCGGGACTGGCTGGCCCGCGAGATCGGCCCGGTCGGCGTCCGGGTGCACCACGCGATCAAGGCGGCGCTCGACCCGGACGGCCTGTTCAACCCCGGCAAGGTGTTCTGA
- a CDS encoding GNAT family N-acetyltransferase, with amino-acid sequence MDDERISVTELTIERLPEVVALCRRGLDLAEDAAEAEAIVDTVYGRARLDRPVVGLLAVRGTKPVGVLVCSVPERPDTAYGCVDLVVVAPEERRRGVGRTLLAYAERWLAERGAREVLLAGNPPYYAWPGIDVRYTPAVCAALALGYRQDRTAWNMTADLSYDDSPALRSTVEAERRLAATGVTVRRAEPADLSALTAFARSTFGGAWDGELVGSVGRAGAGCHVAWRDGMVVGFAAWGSSRPSWFGPMGTDPAAVGSGIGGVLLRRCLRDQRDAGIERAQIGWVGPVPFYSGSAGARIERVFLLYRKDVDPDRPQTGQGPE; translated from the coding sequence ATGGACGACGAGCGGATCAGCGTGACCGAGCTGACCATCGAGCGGCTGCCCGAGGTGGTCGCGCTCTGCCGCCGGGGCCTGGATCTGGCCGAGGACGCCGCCGAGGCCGAGGCCATCGTGGACACCGTGTACGGGCGGGCCCGACTCGACCGGCCGGTGGTCGGGCTGCTGGCCGTACGGGGCACGAAGCCCGTCGGCGTGCTGGTCTGCTCCGTCCCCGAGCGGCCGGATACGGCGTACGGGTGCGTCGACCTGGTGGTGGTCGCACCGGAGGAGCGGCGACGCGGTGTGGGGCGGACGCTGCTGGCGTACGCCGAACGGTGGCTCGCCGAGCGGGGCGCGCGGGAGGTGCTGCTGGCCGGGAACCCGCCGTACTACGCCTGGCCGGGCATCGACGTGCGCTACACCCCGGCGGTCTGCGCCGCGCTGGCGCTGGGCTACCGCCAGGACCGGACCGCCTGGAACATGACCGCCGACCTGTCGTACGACGACTCGCCCGCGCTGCGCTCCACCGTGGAGGCGGAGCGGCGACTGGCCGCGACGGGCGTGACGGTACGCCGGGCGGAACCCGCGGACCTGTCGGCGCTGACCGCGTTCGCCCGCAGCACCTTCGGCGGTGCCTGGGACGGTGAGCTGGTCGGCTCGGTGGGACGCGCCGGGGCGGGGTGTCACGTGGCGTGGCGCGACGGGATGGTGGTGGGCTTCGCCGCCTGGGGGTCGTCCCGCCCGAGCTGGTTCGGGCCGATGGGCACCGATCCGGCGGCGGTCGGTTCGGGCATCGGAGGCGTGTTGCTGCGGCGGTGCCTGCGGGACCAGCGGGACGCGGGGATCGAGCGCGCCCAGATCGGCTGGGTCGGCCCGGTGCCGTTCTACTCGGGCAGCGCGGGAGCACGGATCGAGCGGGTCTTCCTGCTCTACCGGAAGGACGTCGACCCCGATCGCCCCCAAACCGGGCAGGGACCTGAATAG
- a CDS encoding metal-dependent phosphohydrolase, with translation METLMRRWRAAARAAGAPDTGALARAGEALLTRWHEPQRHYHTVAHLTAVLDVVDAYAGHADRPDLVRLAAWCHDAVYDPRATGDANERDSAALAGTLLTTLGIPAGAATEVRRLVLLTAGHAVAADDRDGALLCDADLAVLGSDPQRYDDYAARVRREYAHVPEPAFRAGRARVLAGLLALPALFRLPAPAARWEAPARANLARELAALRSVG, from the coding sequence GTGGAGACGCTGATGCGACGGTGGCGGGCGGCGGCCCGCGCGGCGGGCGCCCCGGACACGGGGGCGCTGGCCCGGGCCGGGGAGGCGCTGCTCACCCGCTGGCACGAGCCGCAACGGCACTACCACACCGTCGCGCACCTGACCGCCGTGCTGGACGTGGTCGACGCGTACGCCGGGCACGCCGACCGGCCCGATCTGGTGCGGCTCGCCGCCTGGTGCCACGACGCGGTCTACGATCCGCGTGCCACCGGGGACGCCAACGAGCGGGACAGTGCGGCGCTGGCCGGCACCCTGCTCACCACGTTGGGGATCCCCGCCGGGGCGGCGACCGAGGTCCGCCGGCTGGTACTGCTCACCGCCGGCCACGCGGTCGCCGCCGACGACCGCGACGGGGCCCTGCTCTGCGACGCCGACCTGGCCGTCCTCGGTTCCGACCCGCAGCGGTACGACGACTATGCCGCCCGCGTCCGCCGGGAGTACGCGCACGTGCCCGAGCCGGCGTTCCGGGCCGGTCGGGCCCGGGTGCTGGCCGGGCTGCTCGCCCTGCCGGCGCTGTTCCGCCTCCCCGCGCCCGCCGCGCGGTGGGAGGCCCCGGCACGGGCGAACCTGGCCCGCGAGCTGGCCGCACTGCGATCCGTCGGCTGA